From a region of the Coffea arabica cultivar ET-39 chromosome 3e, Coffea Arabica ET-39 HiFi, whole genome shotgun sequence genome:
- the LOC113736981 gene encoding protein IQ-DOMAIN 19 isoform X2, with protein MVVLKIVTEMGKTGKWIRNFLTGKKDKEREKDKEKVKNTGNLQPPSISAEQIPTTPITIPPTTPKEKRRWSFRRSSATAPGQKDSNSTDMMATTPPSQQAFLEADADQNKHALAVAVATAAAADAAAAAAKVAAAVIQLTAAASGRTSAIEEAAAIKIQSVFRAYLARKALNALKGLVKLQALARGHLVRKQATATLRCMQALVTVQARARAQRIQMAQESKPNNLKQFHHRKSTQENRFSQSYQDFEKGMEENIKIVEMDIGDSKGSTKSRNSYSNNGQTERTDHRISTHRAYSNQEQITPSPSAITDLSPRACSGHFEEYSLGTAQSSPQYCSAISKPDPSKGAFSYARSEYGDSLYNEYPFYPSYMANTESSRAKVRSHSAPKQRPESFERQPSRRRPSIEGRNVPRAVRMQRSSSHVGSAAQNYQYPWSIKLDRSSISLKDSECGSTSTMLTNTNYCRSLVGLEVQGSRY; from the exons ATGGTGGTTTTGAAGATTGTGACAGAGATGGGGAAGACTGGCAAGTGGATAAGAAACTTCTTAACGGGAAAGAAggataaagagagagagaaagacaaGGAGAAGGTGAAGAATACGGGCAATCTTCAGCCGCCTTCAATTTCCGCTGAACAGATTCCGACAACACCAATAACAATCCCACCGACGACTcccaaagaaaagagaagatggAGTTTTCGAAGGTCATCAGCCACTGCACCAGGCCAGAAGGACTCCAATTCAACGGATATGATGGCCACAACACCACCATCTCAACAGGCATTCCTGGAAGCAGACGCTGATCAGAACAAACATGCCTTGGCAGTCGCAGTTGCCACGGCCGCAGCTGCTGATGCAGCAGCTGCAGCGGCAAAGGTTGCTGCCGCTGTGATTCAATTGACTGCTGCGGCATCGGGGAGAACCTCTGCAATTGAAGAGGCTGCAGCCATCAAGATTCAATCTGTCTTTCGAGCTTATTTG GCAAGAAAAGCTTTAAATGCATTGAAAGGATTGGTGAAGTTGCAAGCATTGGCGAGGGGACATTTGGTGAGAAAACAGGCAACGGCTACCCTCAGGTGCATGCAAGCTTTGGTCACTGTTCAGGCTAGAGCTCGAGCTCAAAGGATCCAAATGGCTCAGGAATCAAAACCCAACAATCTGAAGCAATTTCATCATAGAAAATCCACGCAGGAAAATAGATTCAGTCAATCATATCAA gattttgaaaaaggaaTGGAAGAGAACATAAAAATTGTGGAGATGGATATTGGTGACTCAAAGGGAAGCACAAAAAGTAGGAATAGTTATTCAAACAATGGGCAGACAGAAAGAACGGATCATAGGATTTCGACTCATAGAGCTTATTCAAACCAAGAACAGATCACACCATCACCATCAGCTATAACTGATCTGAGTCCAAGAGCATGTAGTGGTCATTTTGAGGAATACTCCTTGGGTACAGCACAAAGCAGCCCTCAGTACTGCTCTGCTATATCGAAACCTGACCCTTCAAAAGGTGCATTTTCTTATGCACGATCAGAATATGGAGATTCATTGTATAACGAGTATCCATTCTATCCAAGTTACATGGCCAATACAGAATCTTCAAGGGCTAAAGTGCGATCACATAGCGCACCCAAGCAACGGCCTGAATCATTTGAGAGACAACCAAGCAGGCGTAGGCCATCAATTGAAGGAAGAAATGTACCAAGGGCTGTCAGAATGCAGAGATCATCGTCACATGTTGGTTCTGCTGCTCAGAATTATCAATATCCTTGGTCAATAAAGCTTGACAGATCATCTATTTCCCTCAAAGACAGCGAGTGTGGATCCACCAGTACGATGCTGACTAACACCAATTACTGCAGATCTCTGGTTGGACTTGAG GTTCAAGGAAGTAGGTACTAA
- the LOC113736981 gene encoding protein IQ-DOMAIN 19 isoform X1, translated as MVVLKIVTEMGKTGKWIRNFLTGKKDKEREKDKEKVKNTGNLQPPSISAEQIPTTPITIPPTTPKEKRRWSFRRSSATAPGQKDSNSTDMMATTPPSQQAFLEADADQNKHALAVAVATAAAADAAAAAAKVAAAVIQLTAAASGRTSAIEEAAAIKIQSVFRAYLARKALNALKGLVKLQALARGHLVRKQATATLRCMQALVTVQARARAQRIQMAQESKPNNLKQFHHRKSTQENRFSQSYQDFEKGMEENIKIVEMDIGDSKGSTKSRNSYSNNGQTERTDHRISTHRAYSNQEQITPSPSAITDLSPRACSGHFEEYSLGTAQSSPQYCSAISKPDPSKGAFSYARSEYGDSLYNEYPFYPSYMANTESSRAKVRSHSAPKQRPESFERQPSRRRPSIEGRNVPRAVRMQRSSSHVGSAAQNYQYPWSIKLDRSSISLKDSECGSTSTMLTNTNYCRSLVGLEVSRTIPFGNHI; from the exons ATGGTGGTTTTGAAGATTGTGACAGAGATGGGGAAGACTGGCAAGTGGATAAGAAACTTCTTAACGGGAAAGAAggataaagagagagagaaagacaaGGAGAAGGTGAAGAATACGGGCAATCTTCAGCCGCCTTCAATTTCCGCTGAACAGATTCCGACAACACCAATAACAATCCCACCGACGACTcccaaagaaaagagaagatggAGTTTTCGAAGGTCATCAGCCACTGCACCAGGCCAGAAGGACTCCAATTCAACGGATATGATGGCCACAACACCACCATCTCAACAGGCATTCCTGGAAGCAGACGCTGATCAGAACAAACATGCCTTGGCAGTCGCAGTTGCCACGGCCGCAGCTGCTGATGCAGCAGCTGCAGCGGCAAAGGTTGCTGCCGCTGTGATTCAATTGACTGCTGCGGCATCGGGGAGAACCTCTGCAATTGAAGAGGCTGCAGCCATCAAGATTCAATCTGTCTTTCGAGCTTATTTG GCAAGAAAAGCTTTAAATGCATTGAAAGGATTGGTGAAGTTGCAAGCATTGGCGAGGGGACATTTGGTGAGAAAACAGGCAACGGCTACCCTCAGGTGCATGCAAGCTTTGGTCACTGTTCAGGCTAGAGCTCGAGCTCAAAGGATCCAAATGGCTCAGGAATCAAAACCCAACAATCTGAAGCAATTTCATCATAGAAAATCCACGCAGGAAAATAGATTCAGTCAATCATATCAA gattttgaaaaaggaaTGGAAGAGAACATAAAAATTGTGGAGATGGATATTGGTGACTCAAAGGGAAGCACAAAAAGTAGGAATAGTTATTCAAACAATGGGCAGACAGAAAGAACGGATCATAGGATTTCGACTCATAGAGCTTATTCAAACCAAGAACAGATCACACCATCACCATCAGCTATAACTGATCTGAGTCCAAGAGCATGTAGTGGTCATTTTGAGGAATACTCCTTGGGTACAGCACAAAGCAGCCCTCAGTACTGCTCTGCTATATCGAAACCTGACCCTTCAAAAGGTGCATTTTCTTATGCACGATCAGAATATGGAGATTCATTGTATAACGAGTATCCATTCTATCCAAGTTACATGGCCAATACAGAATCTTCAAGGGCTAAAGTGCGATCACATAGCGCACCCAAGCAACGGCCTGAATCATTTGAGAGACAACCAAGCAGGCGTAGGCCATCAATTGAAGGAAGAAATGTACCAAGGGCTGTCAGAATGCAGAGATCATCGTCACATGTTGGTTCTGCTGCTCAGAATTATCAATATCCTTGGTCAATAAAGCTTGACAGATCATCTATTTCCCTCAAAGACAGCGAGTGTGGATCCACCAGTACGATGCTGACTAACACCAATTACTGCAGATCTCTGGTTGGACTTGAGGTAAGCAGGACAATCCCATTTGGCAATCACATCTGA
- the LOC113737042 gene encoding uncharacterized protein: protein MASVHTIPFLIIILILQTWSATSSIFAPFVGGDVCKSAECGKGTCKPSNDSNFGFACQCDDGWKQARPEHDDGLKFLPCVMPNCSLNYSCAQAPPPAPAREKRANESIFDPCYWAVCGGGTCNKTSIFGHKCECQEGYYNILNVTAFPCFRECELGMDCKHLGIGVMNNTPASSPPSLPENGQNQATSIAIGDLTWSIFTMVLSVALLLSK from the exons ATGGCTTCTGTTCATACAATTCCTTTCCTCATTATAATTCTTATTCTGCAGACTTGGTCTgcaacttcttcaattttcgcCCCTTTTGTCG GTGGTGATGTGTGCAAAAGCGCTGAATGTGGGAAAGGTACTTGCAAACCTTCCAATGATAGCAACTTTGGTTTTGCGTGCCAATGTGATGATGGATGGAAGCAAGCTCGCCCTGAACACGATGATGGTCTCAAGTTTCTGCCTTGTGTGATGCCCAACT GTTCTCTCAATTACTCCTGCGCTCAAGCACCGCCCCCTGCTCCAGCAAGAGAGAAGCGAGCTAATGAATCAATCTTCGATC CTTGTTACTGGGCTGTGTGTGGAGGTGGCACCTGCAACAAGACCTCCATATTTGGACATAAGTGCGAGTGTCAAGAGGGTTATTACAATATACTCAACGTCACAGCTTTCCCCTGCTTCAGAGAAT GCGAGCTTGGAATGGACTGTAAGCATCTTGGGATTGGCGTAATGAACAACACACCGGCTTCTTCACCTCCTAGCTTGCCCGAGAACGGTCAAAACCAAG CTACCTCAATCGCCATTGGAGATCTTACTTGGTCGATATTCACCATGGTATTATCCGTGGCTTTATTGTTGTCAAAATAG